Proteins encoded by one window of Toxotes jaculatrix isolate fToxJac2 chromosome 22, fToxJac2.pri, whole genome shotgun sequence:
- the LOC121176196 gene encoding tetraspanin-8-like — MAQVNTCLKRLFTIFNIFFAIIGGVIILLTLLSQVLTNVNGGENLQGRTAGLIICYTVGVVTLMIAVLGAYGAHKESRVSLIIFLVCMVIGSLLMLRAGVPAAVVRPQMRDILEGKFREFLPLDKASDEVKDMMDALQTQLQCCGLFSYTDWEDNIPNSCLCRPMEEDKCQTVSYRNFMRQQQKSIYTKTCLPIVMHYALLIADITIGVIFTMAALALLGMILSSIMIHQMRYPDRPTVLLSVPTIFSTPPPKYQELQNPPSY, encoded by the exons ATGGCTCAGGTCAACACCTGCCTCAAACGCCTCTTCACCATCTTCAACATCTTCTTCGCG atTATTGGTGGTGTGATCATCCTGCTCACTCTGCTGTCTCAGGTCTTGACCAACGTTAATGGAGGAGAAAAC CTGCAAGGTCGGACCGCCGGCCTCATCATCTGCTACACCGTGGGCGTCGTCACCTTGATGATCGCCGTCCTGGGAGCCTATGGAGCCCACAAGGAGAGCAGAGTGTCCCTGATCATA TTCCTGGTCTGCATGGTGATCGGCAGTCTGCTGATGCTGCGAGCCGGAGTCCCAGCCGCCGTCGTCCGACCACAG atgagAGACATTCTTGAGGGAAAGTTCCGTGAATTTTTGCCTCTGGACAAAGCTTCAGACGAGGTGAAGGACATGATGGACGCCCTGCAGACACAG CTGCAGTGCTGTGGCCTGTTCAGTTACACTGACTGGGAGGACAACATCCCTAACTCCTGTCTGTGCCGCCCGATGGAGGAGGACAAGTGTCAGACAGTCAGCTACAGA AACTTCATGCGACAGCAGCAAAAGTCCATCTACACCAAG ACCTGCCTCCCCATCGTCATGCATTACGCCCTGCTGATCGCTGACATCACAATCGGTGTCATCTTCACCATGGCTGCCCTGGCT CTGCTGGGCATGATTCTCTCGTCCATCATGATCCACCAGATGCGTTATCCCGACAGACCCACCGTCCTGCTGTCGGTCCCCACCATCTTCTCCACACCGCCACCAAAATACCAGGAGCTGCAAAACCCTCCAAGCTACTGA
- the rab21 gene encoding ras-related protein Rab-21: protein MAAGGAGGKTYSFKVVLLGEGCVGKTSLVLRYCENKFNDKHITTLQASFLTKKLNITGKRVNLAIWDTAGQERFHALGPIYYRDSNGAILVYDITDEDSFQKVKNWVKELRKMLGNEICLCIVGNKIDLDKDRHVSVEEAESYAESVGAKHYHTSAKLNKGIEELFLDLCKRMMETAQAEERLKGNGASQSASSRRGVQIVDDEPQATPAGGCCSSG from the exons ATGGCGGCCGGAGGAGCGGGCGGCAAGACATACTCCTTCAAGGTGGTGCTGCTGGGGGAAGGCTGTGTGGGGAAGACATCGCTGGTGCTGCGATATTGCGAAAACAAATTCAATGACAAACACATCACAACTCTACAG GCGTCCTTCCTCACAAAGAAGCTCAACATCACAGGAAAGAGAGTAAACCTGGCCATATGG gacACAGCAGGTCAGGAGCGTTTCCACGCGTTAGGTCCCATCTACTACAGAGACTCCAATGGAGCCATACTAGTGTACGACATTACAGATGAAGACTCCTTCCAGAAG GTGAAGAACTGGGTGAAAGAGTTGAGGAAAATGTTGGGGAATGAGATTTGTTTATGTATAGTAG GTAATAAGATCGATttggacaaagacagacacgTTTCAGTGGAAGAGGCTGAGAG TTATGCAGAGTCGGTGGGAGCCAAACACTACCACACATCAGCCAAGTTAAATAAAGGCATCGAGGAGCTGTTCCTGGACCTGTGTAAAA ggatGATGGAGACGGCCCAGGCTGAGGAGAGGTTGAAGGGCAATGGAGCCAGCCAATCAGCTTCGAGTAGGCGGGGCGTACAGATCGTCGATGACGAACCACAGGCCACACCTGCCGGAGGGTGCTGCTCATCTGGctaa